In a single window of the Bacteroidales bacterium genome:
- the trxA gene encoding thioredoxin produces the protein MTKVEFLNEKTFKEKVFNYEKNKDWKFEGDVPCMIDFYADWCQPCKMVAPILDELKEEYGDSINIYKIDTEIERNLAGMFGIQSIPSLLFVPKEGQPQMSVGALPKESFEKAITDVLGVEKPD, from the coding sequence ATGACAAAAGTAGAATTTTTAAACGAAAAAACTTTTAAAGAAAAAGTTTTTAATTATGAGAAAAATAAAGATTGGAAATTTGAAGGAGATGTTCCTTGTATGATTGATTTCTATGCTGACTGGTGTCAACCTTGTAAAATGGTTGCTCCTATTTTAGATGAACTTAAAGAAGAATATGGTGATTCAATAAACATCTATAAAATAGATACAGAAATTGAAAGAAATCTCGCCGGAATGTTCGGTATTCAAAGTATTCCTTCTTTGTTATTCGTACCCAAAGAAGGGCAACCGCAAATGTCTGTCGGTGCATTGCCGAAAGAATCTTTTGAAAAAGCTATTACTGATGTACTTGGTGTTGAAAAACCTGATTAG
- a CDS encoding thioredoxin fold domain-containing protein, which translates to MKRIFIITGLFIFGSLYCFSQKVTFLNEASFKANVWNYDTNSQWKFKGNKPMIIDFYADWCQPCKMIAPHLKAIQSEYGNKLQIYRINRDENPTLANLFKIRSIPTLLFIPADGNYKKIASYRNKQQLEELVKSILKVEK; encoded by the coding sequence ATGAAAAGGATATTCATTATTACGGGATTATTCATATTCGGGTCTTTATACTGTTTTTCACAGAAAGTTACATTTTTGAATGAAGCAAGTTTTAAAGCAAATGTTTGGAACTATGATACGAATTCGCAATGGAAATTTAAAGGTAATAAACCTATGATTATTGACTTTTATGCAGATTGGTGTCAACCTTGTAAAATGATTGCACCTCATTTAAAAGCTATTCAAAGTGAATACGGGAATAAACTTCAAATCTATAGAATAAACAGAGATGAAAATCCGACTTTAGCAAATTTATTTAAGATAAGAAGTATTCCGACTTTGTTATTTATACCTGCAGACGGTAATTATAAAAAAATTGCAAGTTACAGGAACAAGCAACAACTTGAAGAATTAGTAAAAAGTATATTGAAAGTTGAAAAATAA
- a CDS encoding site-specific DNA-methyltransferase — protein sequence MSFKTQHKIINGDSRQMIELEDKSVDLVITSPPYWQLKDYGTKNQIGYNDSYEEYINNLNLVWKESYRVLNNGCRLCVNIGDQFARAVYYGRYKVIPIRTEIIKFCEAVGFDYMGAIIWQKKTTSNTTGGASLMGSYPTPRNGILSIDYEFILLFKKLGTPIKPNKEIKEQSKMTKEEWKTYFAGHWNFGGAKQDGHIAMFPEELPKRLIKMFSFVGDIVLDPFLGSGTTSLSAKKLNRNSVGYEMNPEFIPFIKRKLEINQSDIFNSNYEFISQNNVITDYKNEIEKLPYIFKDFQKFDKKIDPKKLQFGSKIDQNGSTQREEYYSVKEIISPELIKLNNDLIIKLIGVKEKKDANGKAIEFLQLKTKGQKVFMKYDEIKHDDNNHLMVYLYLKNKTFLNAHLIKNGFADVDLTFNYKNKERFINYLNKEIV from the coding sequence ATGAGCTTTAAAACGCAACATAAAATTATAAATGGTGACAGTCGGCAAATGATTGAACTTGAAGATAAATCAGTTGATTTAGTAATAACTTCACCGCCATATTGGCAATTAAAAGATTACGGAACGAAAAACCAAATTGGATATAATGACAGTTATGAAGAATATATTAACAACTTAAATCTTGTTTGGAAAGAAAGTTACAGAGTTCTTAATAACGGATGCCGTTTGTGTGTTAATATAGGAGACCAATTTGCAAGAGCAGTTTATTATGGCAGATATAAAGTTATTCCGATACGAACTGAAATAATAAAATTTTGTGAAGCTGTCGGATTTGATTATATGGGAGCAATAATTTGGCAAAAAAAGACAACATCAAACACTACCGGCGGAGCTTCATTAATGGGAAGCTACCCAACTCCGAGAAACGGTATTTTATCTATTGACTATGAATTTATCTTATTATTCAAAAAGTTAGGAACACCGATAAAACCAAATAAAGAAATTAAAGAGCAATCAAAAATGACCAAAGAAGAATGGAAAACTTATTTTGCGGGTCATTGGAATTTTGGAGGAGCAAAACAAGACGGACATATTGCGATGTTCCCGGAAGAGTTACCAAAAAGGCTTATTAAAATGTTTTCTTTTGTTGGAGATATTGTTCTTGACCCTTTTCTTGGAAGCGGAACAACTTCACTTTCAGCAAAAAAACTAAACAGGAATTCTGTCGGTTATGAAATGAATCCTGAATTTATTCCTTTTATCAAAAGAAAACTGGAAATAAATCAAAGCGATATTTTTAATTCAAATTATGAATTTATTTCTCAAAACAACGTAATTACAGATTACAAAAATGAAATTGAGAAATTGCCGTATATATTTAAAGACTTTCAAAAATTCGACAAAAAAATTGACCCTAAAAAACTACAATTTGGTTCTAAAATTGACCAAAACGGCTCAACGCAAAGAGAAGAATATTATTCAGTTAAAGAAATCATCAGCCCTGAATTAATTAAGCTAAACAACGACTTAATAATTAAACTTATCGGAGTTAAAGAAAAAAAAGATGCTAACGGGAAAGCAATAGAATTTTTACAACTTAAAACAAAAGGACAGAAAGTTTTTATGAAATATGATGAAATTAAACACGATGATAATAATCATTTAATGGTTTACCTGTATTTAAAAAATAAAACGTTCCTAAACGCTCACCTGATAAAAAATGGATTTGCAGATGTTGATTTGACATTTAATTACAAGAATAAAGAAAGGTTTATTAATTATTTAAACAAAGAAATTGTATAA